GGCAGGTTGGGCATTTCCGATGTCGTACTCAACCAGGCACTGCCCGAATCGTTACAGGATCTGGTCGGGCACGTGCTGTGCATCAGTGGGGCTCTGCCTATCGATGGTTATCGCGCCGTACTCGACAAGACCGGTTTTTCCGCAATACGTACACGCGATGTTAGCGAAGTACTCGGCGACATGATTACACGCATGGAACGGCGTATCGGTGTAATCGAGAATTTTCTGGACCGGGAACAATTTGAGCTTGCGAATGGCTTGAGCGCGTCATTTTCGTCGATTTCAGCAGCGCGAGATTTTGTGCTGTCGGGCGGCGCGGGTTATGCCCTGATTACCGGGAAGAAACCTATTGCCAACTGAGACGGATGTTCGAGCTATAAGTCTGTCGTAACTCTCCCGGGCGACTCGCAGAACCAGCGCTTCCTTGCCCCGTATTTTCACCACAATTGGATCTTGATGGCGATCGACTGACGACAGGTTGTTACGAAGTTCTTCAAGATTCATTGTGTTGCCTATCCGTATCGTTAAATTGCATATTGCACCAAGGTGGACGTAATTTTGATGACAGCCACCGATCCCGTTGCGTTCGATCTTGCGACACTGATTGATTGGCCCAACGGGCTTACGATTAGCAGGCCCTTTATATCAAGGAGAAGTGTCCATTGACATTTTGTTTCTAACATGTGGCGATTAGGTCACATATGGTTGCAACACCCGCCAGATTTGCTCCGGACGACGTTGGTCAAACGCCGATCAACGATGCGGTGTGGGCAGCTTTGAGCGACGCGTCACGACGCAGGATTCTTGATTTGCTCCGCAAGAAATCCATGACCACGAGCGAATTGTGCGAGTGCTTTGAATTCTCGCGTTTCGCGGTGATGAAGCATCTCAAAACCTTGCAAAAAGGTGGATTGATTGTCGTGGAGCGCCGTGGTCGCGAGCGCATCAACCACCTCAACCCGATTCCACTGCAGACGATGTACCGCCGCTGGATCCGACCCTTTGAACAAATCCCCGCCGATCGTCTTCTCCGATTGAAGTCGCTTTTGAGTTAGCGTTTCTCAATATACTCCATAATAATCAATAAGTTGCTGTAGTTCTGGGGTAGCCAAAGGTTGCTTGGGTAGCACTGTGGGTAGCAATAGGGCAGAAATCTGCTCAAAAACGAGTTTTCAGATGCCCAGACCACTCACTGCCAAAACTGACAAAAGGCTGTAATTACCTATGTCCACTTTTGATTTTTCCGGACTATACTCTTGCCATGCGCTTCAGCCGGAACATCGTCTACCCGACCTTACTGGTGCTGTTATTCGGGACCTTTGTCCTCTCGCCCTCCAACCGAGCAGTCTCGGCCGATTTTGCGGCATTGCCTGCGAGCGCAGAGGAAACGACACCGCTTAATACCGGCGATCGGGCGCCTGCATTTACGGTGCGCACAGTTGACGGCAAACCCTTTGTGTTTGACCCAGAAAACCTCGAACGTCCGACAATTCTGATCTCGTTCCGTGGCGGCTGGTGCCCTTTCTGTAACATGCAACTTGCATCGCTGCACACAGTCATTCCCGAGCTAAGAGAGAATGGTTTCGACGTTCTGTTCCTGAGTAACGATAGGCCGGAATTGCTGTACTCAAGTCTTAAGAGGGAAACGCAAGAGAGTATTGACGGCCTCGACTATGTCATTCTTTCGGACGCGGATCTCAGTGCAGCAATGGCACTTGGTACTGCGTTCAGGACCGACAAGGGTCAGATCGAAAGACT
This genomic stretch from Pseudomonadota bacterium harbors:
- a CDS encoding AhpC/TSA family protein; protein product: MIFPDYTLAMRFSRNIVYPTLLVLLFGTFVLSPSNRAVSADFAALPASAEETTPLNTGDRAPAFTVRTVDGKPFVFDPENLERPTILISFRGGWCPFCNMQLASLHTVIPELRENGFDVLFLSNDRPELLYSSLKRETQESIDGLDYVILSDADLSAAMALGTAFRTDKGQIERLERKGRDYEGSSIGKHDALAVPSVYVVNRSGEIVFDFVNPNYKIRLPAEDLLAAANKLMNKTDQVSQ
- a CDS encoding winged helix-turn-helix transcriptional regulator; its protein translation is MVATPARFAPDDVGQTPINDAVWAALSDASRRRILDLLRKKSMTTSELCECFEFSRFAVMKHLKTLQKGGLIVVERRGRERINHLNPIPLQTMYRRWIRPFEQIPADRLLRLKSLLS